CCAGGGGAGGGCAGCTAGGGATAAGGATTGAGTGACAGATCATCGGACAAGGGCCATTCGATATGGATGGAGACTGCTGAGGCCGCATGGGTGAATATGTTGGTGATTGTATGGGTGGAAAATATGGGAGAGACTGAGACTGTGGTTGGAGATATCGCAGGTGGGAACTTTCAAGGATTCTGTCCCTCCCCTGTGAGTCAGACTGCAGAGTCTCTACACCTGGTTCTTGTCTGATGTATGCTGCTGGATACAATATAGCCAGAGAAGAGAGACCGGGCTCAGTCTTGACAGTCAGTGAGACTGGGGCTGGCTGTTCTGGCAGTAGGCCTGTCTGTGCTGGGTCGGATTGATGAGGTGGCACCGGCTCAAATTCCTGGGAGTCTAGGTGAGGTAGAGGATCATTAGCCTGTATTTGGACCAGATCAGGGCATTTTTCTATCTCTATCTGAAGTGGCTCTGAGGCAGGCATGGGATTTTCAGATCGCATCCCATTGCACAAGTCTGGTTGTCCAACACATGACGCTGAACATGATACAGCTGGAGAGGCCAGGTCAACCTCCGATTCAGACATAGAGGTCAATGCTGTGGCCGGCTGCTCTGAAGGTATCTCGGCTGGGTCGGGCTCCCCTTGGAGCTCAGGCGGTGTCTCTGTTGTAAATCTTGGGTTTTCTGAGTCTGTGTCAGGGCTTGGGTCTGGCCCCAGCTTCGGAGTAGCCTCTAGCTCTCTGGAATCTATGTCAAGATGAGGAGTAGGCCTGGGCATAAACGCCAACTCAGGGTCTGGTTCCACGTCTATCTGAGGTGGTTCTGAAGCAGATATGGGATCCTCAGAGCCCCTCATGTCATATGGGTCTAGTTCTGGTCCTAGACACAGTGCTGTCTCTGACACAGTTGGAAAGGAGAGATCAGTCAGCAGGATCAAACCTGGGACTGGATCTCGCTGCTCTGATGGTTTCTGTGCCGAGTCGAATTCCTCTTGTGTCTGACATGGAACTGAGTCAGAGTTTGTGTTTTCGGGGTCCACCTCAGGGCATGGGGCTGTCTCCAGCTTCAGAACTGACTCTGATTCCTCAGGGTCTATGTTAGGAAGTGGAGAAATAGACACCGTCTGTGCAGGGTGTGATTCCCATAGTATCTGAGGTGGTGGCTCTGACTCAGACATGGGCCTTTGCGAGTCCACCCCACAGTCTGGGTTTGCTCCCTGTGCCGTTACAGACTTCGATTCATCCGGGTCTGTATGAGGAAGAGGAGTTGGTATGGATGCTGTCTGTGTATAGCCAAGGTCCATGGGAGATGAtgttccttctccttcctcctgggGTAAAGAAGTGGGTTGTGGGGTTGTTTCCAAAAGTGGATCGTTCAAGAATTTGAATTTTTGCACCTGCCAAAACACACAGTATTTGATATCATGCTAAACTTACTGTAACTTTGGGagtttctgtttagtgagtgtcAGTAAGCGTCTCAATCTCTCCCTGAAATAGGACTATTACAACTAGTGGGGCGGGGAGAAGTATTGCTATTTTATAAATTaaattcctgcaattctacacattttgccatagggtggaagCAAATgattgcagtttttaatatgataactgATGAATGATCAATGAGCCCCACCCTGGTCGGTAATTCGACCATGCTTACTAGGTTACAAGTTTAGATTGCTGGCCGCTTGAATAATTGACCAATCTAAAAAaatgctgacatgggctaattgagtgactgctaaTACGCACCCAAATTTCGAAAttacaccttgtgtattctattattctaactaGCAACATTAAATTGAGACCCTGACTGACTCGTCCTCGTCCCAGTCCCCCCGGTTGGACGAGACGCGGACTGAGTCGTCGCCCTCCACCCCGGACATCACTGATCTAGCTGCATCGAAAACAACTATGTAAACTATGTAATAAAGCTAACTTTGTAAGTGTCATAAACTATCACAGACAGGCCGCCTCTTATGATAAAGACTGGCGAATCTGATGTATTTAAAGCCAGCATAATAGGGAAAATACATTGATATCCCACTGGGTAATTTGATTAATCATCAGAAAAACTTGagaagctatatatatatatatatatatatatatatatatatatatatatatatatatatataaactcaccTGTTATGGCATTTGTTTTGGACGATGTTTTGCAATCTGTGCGCACACGCAAATTATCATTTTGCATTTTTCGTTCATTTTGTTTCGAAAATAAACATTTCGAGTTCTGATTCTAACTCAGATAGTTACGATGATCAAACATTATGGggacaaaaaaaactattttataaaCAGAACGTTATAATAATGTTGTACAGACTGTGTTTATAAACTATGTGTTTATAAACTATTATAATACGAAAACTCTTTCCAAGTATGAGGACTGCAAATAAAACTCTTTTTCCCGATTTGCTTTGCGGAAGAGCTATCCTTTTGCTTACGGATATCCGCTTTTTAGTTTCTACCAAATTACAAAAAGTTGCACGTGGAGCGCAGGAACGTTACGGATACATTTTCTGTCAAATAAAAGTGAATAAGTCCACTTTGGTCGGTGCAGTAAATTTGTTTATAACTTAAAAAGCACAAGTTATTTACCACGATGTTCCTGCAATTCTATTTGAACGAGAATGGGGAGAGAGTTTACACATTGAAGGTATGTTTAGCAagctactttttatttatttaacttaacTACTGTAACGTTTAGCAGTATTCAATGTGGGATAGAATCGTGTCTGCTCTATACACATTGGCTACATTTTCAGTATTTTAATGCATTTTTCACGGAATGTGTTATTACATTGTGTGTAGACCGTTATATGGTGTTATTCTAGGTCCTGATTtaaatagctagttagctaacgttagtgttTTTATGTCCTGCTTAGATGGCACGTCAACTAATTACACAATTCATAATCTTCTCTAAGGATTGGTACACGTATCCAAATAGCTTATTTTTCTGACCCTACAACTTGTATGTAGAAAATGGGCCTGTCAAACACTAAAATCCTAGCTATGTGACAAGTTATACAAGGCTACTTGTTCATGCTATATGTTATCTTCTCACCCCTCTTTCCTCACGTTCTCCCATGGCGTGGCTCAACAGAAGG
This DNA window, taken from Oncorhynchus tshawytscha isolate Ot180627B linkage group LG10, Otsh_v2.0, whole genome shotgun sequence, encodes the following:
- the LOC121847574 gene encoding histone-lysine N-methyltransferase 2D-like; its protein translation is MDLGYTQTASIPTPLPHTDPDESKSVTAQGANPDCGVDSQRPMSESEPPPQILWESHPAQTVSISPLPNIDPEESESVLKLETAPCPEVDPENTNSDSVPCQTQEEFDSAQKPSEQRDPVPGLILLTDLSFPTVSETALCLGPELDPYDMRGSEDPISASEPPQIDVEPDPELAFMPRPTPHLDIDSRELEATPKLGPDPSPDTDSENPRFTTETPPELQGEPDPAEIPSEQPATALTSMSESEVDLASPAVSCSASCVGQPDLCNGMRSENPMPASEPLQIEIEKCPDLVQIQANDPLPHLDSQEFEPVPPHQSDPAQTGLLPEQPAPVSLTVKTEPGLSSLAILYPAAYIRQEPGVETLQSDSQGRDRILESSHLRYLQPQSQSLPYFPPIQSPTYSPMRPQQSPSISNGPCPMICHSILIPSCPPLDLPTDFPSYHPQMNHNCPQPGPNHPSLTPQPRTNFLSLAPQLRPNHLQPPPDFQLGPGLPGHLPGMAGSIPGSIPSQPPPPQAWCRSEGSSSRGMFENYRWWQNLRDIASKIYPDSGPDAEALACFFIPVIRSLCLQYPSLLFIQGISIAVGEWGKLSNYDRMEYYHLAQK